Below is a genomic region from Prolixibacteraceae bacterium.
TAATAGTGTTGGCCAAACATAAAATAGAAGAAGGAAAGAAAGGATCTGATCCTATTCTCTCCTTCTTCTATTTTTAACCGCACACACTACTCCCAGAAGAGAAACATATACGTTACACCAGTCTCAGTCAGTCTGTTACATTATTTAAATCTAAAAGAGGATAAGATGGCACGATGATCTGAACTAAAAAAAGCTCCCTTTGGATCATCTTTAACAATCATTGATGATAGAACATCAAGCATTGAAGGAGTGTAATAGATAAAGTCAATCCTATCAGACATTACATACCCAGCTTCACCATGAAATCCCCAAGTAATTTCCTCTTTAACATTTGGAGTAGGATATATCGTACGATATGAGTCCTTGAATCCTTTTTCCATTGTCATGATACTTGTAGGCCATTTTAATATCTTATTAAAATGCCACTGTTTGTTTTTTTCATTCCAATCAAGATGGGAGCTAGAGTTAAAATCACCTCCCATTACAACAGGAAGTTTTAATCTCATATTAACACTATCAATTCGTGCAAGAATATCGCTCATCTCTTTTGCTCTTGTACTATGCTCTCCAGCAATAATAGAGTCAACACTAAGTGTATCAACATAAGTCAGATAATCGGGAAGCCAATTAAGCCAAATGTTAACACATAATACCCTCTTGCCTTGAATCTTCACCACCACACCTTGAGAGTTTCTGCCTTTTAGATACTTTACCTCTTCTACAATAGGAAATTTAGAATGGATTGATAGATTACTATTTCCTCTTGAAGAGTAGACATAACCAGCTTTTTTAGCAATCTCCATTCCACAACAATATGTCTCTTGCATAAAGAGCACATCAGCTTCATTTTGTTCTAAAACTTTCTGAATATTGATCGTATTAGATCGGTCTTTTTTAAATTTATTCAATTTAGTCCCATGAACCCCACCGTGCCATATGTTCCATGTCATTACCTTAAATGAATGATCCTCTGACGAAGTTTTTGTATTACAAGAAGAGAACATTGCAATCGTTAATGTCAGCAGAATTAAATAACTTAATCTCATCATATCAACTTAATTTTAAAATTCGGATATAATTATATCCATATGTGTGTTTAGTTTATTTCGCAATTATTCTTTGCAATTCATATAATCACAAATAGAAAGAACCAATTGCTGAGTATAAAAGTATAAAACAAAACAACAAGCAACACTCTAACTAACTTAAAATCACAAGAAATTACATTATTGAAAAGAGAATAAAAAAACGATAGGTGTGGGGACTTCTATACCAATACATAAAAAGCAAAAACATGATACTTTAAATACGATTATGGAAGTGATAATAAATAAAATACTCATATGCTTATGATCTAAAGATGCAAAAGGCATATGAGTACTGAAATTATGATTCAATTTTATAGTATATTTTACTTACTATACCATGATGCACCTGTATCAGATTGTTTTACAGGACGACTCACGATTCCTTGAGAAGCAAGTAGTGATAA
It encodes:
- a CDS encoding endonuclease/exonuclease/phosphatase family protein, with product MMRLSYLILLTLTIAMFSSCNTKTSSEDHSFKVMTWNIWHGGVHGTKLNKFKKDRSNTINIQKVLEQNEADVLFMQETYCCGMEIAKKAGYVYSSRGNSNLSIHSKFPIVEEVKYLKGRNSQGVVVKIQGKRVLCVNIWLNWLPDYLTYVDTLSVDSIIAGEHSTRAKEMSDILARIDSVNMRLKLPVVMGGDFNSSSHLDWNEKNKQWHFNKILKWPTSIMTMEKGFKDSYRTIYPTPNVKEEITWGFHGEAGYVMSDRIDFIYYTPSMLDVLSSMIVKDDPKGAFFSSDHRAILSSFRFK